A genome region from Natranaeroarchaeum sulfidigenes includes the following:
- a CDS encoding MFS transporter, which translates to MTDTRGATPDSRYSWFVAIVGAVAMVFTFGTPLSYGILRAPLSEAFGVPAVELSVVFSVMLFTFFIGSGLIGVVAARLPARGIVLVCAVTTGLVAPTLLLIDSIVGLLVVFATLGLALGTVFVVLASVIPRWFDERRGAATGLIFVGNGLGLFVLPPLWQYAIDAVGIERAFLFIVGVSAVTFLAAGVVCGRPTWTGASSTTLGELGGWVRGLLWTRRFHLLFVGMALAFAWYQLLAAYAVDLFAARGLTEAAASMAFGLIGGVSIISRIGSGYAADRIGARRGFLISLACAAAGVALLFAPQLPMLVPAIFLLGMGLGGSATLYIPLLLSVYDPEKDTAIVGIFNVAGGVGALAMPPLGAASVAYTNGYVLAVALTLGVTLVAIWAVVAGTR; encoded by the coding sequence GTGACAGACACTCGCGGAGCGACGCCCGACAGCCGATATAGCTGGTTCGTTGCCATCGTCGGCGCGGTAGCGATGGTGTTTACCTTCGGGACACCGCTATCGTATGGCATCCTCAGAGCCCCGTTATCCGAGGCCTTCGGCGTCCCCGCGGTCGAGCTATCGGTCGTCTTCTCCGTCATGCTGTTTACCTTCTTTATCGGGTCGGGGCTGATCGGCGTCGTCGCGGCACGGCTTCCTGCACGCGGGATCGTCCTGGTCTGCGCGGTGACCACCGGACTCGTTGCGCCGACGCTCCTGCTGATCGACTCGATCGTCGGCCTGCTCGTGGTGTTTGCCACCCTCGGCCTCGCGCTGGGGACCGTGTTCGTGGTCCTGGCATCGGTCATTCCGCGCTGGTTCGACGAGCGCCGTGGGGCCGCGACGGGCCTGATCTTCGTGGGCAACGGACTGGGACTGTTCGTCCTGCCGCCGCTGTGGCAGTATGCGATCGATGCCGTGGGGATCGAACGGGCGTTCCTGTTCATCGTGGGCGTCTCGGCGGTGACCTTTCTCGCGGCCGGAGTAGTCTGCGGTCGCCCGACCTGGACGGGGGCGTCGTCGACGACACTCGGGGAGCTGGGCGGCTGGGTCCGCGGGTTGCTCTGGACGCGGCGTTTCCACTTGCTGTTCGTCGGTATGGCGCTTGCCTTTGCGTGGTATCAGTTGCTTGCGGCGTACGCAGTCGACCTCTTTGCCGCGCGTGGGCTGACCGAGGCGGCCGCCTCCATGGCCTTTGGCCTCATCGGTGGCGTGAGTATCATCTCGCGGATCGGGAGCGGCTACGCGGCCGACCGGATCGGGGCACGACGCGGCTTTCTCATCTCGCTTGCCTGTGCGGCCGCAGGAGTGGCTCTGCTGTTTGCCCCACAGCTACCGATGCTGGTCCCGGCGATCTTCCTGCTCGGGATGGGACTCGGCGGCTCGGCGACGCTTTACATCCCGCTCCTGTTGAGCGTCTACGATCCCGAGAAGGACACGGCGATCGTCGGGATCTTCAACGTCGCTGGCGGGGTGGGCGCGCTGGCGATGCCGCCGCTCGGAGCTGCCAGCGTTGCCTACACGAACGGGTACGTGCTCGCGGTGGCGCTTACCCTCGGTGTGACGCTCGTCGCCATCTGGGCAGTCGTCGCCGGTACGCGCTAG
- a CDS encoding ABC transporter ATP-binding protein: MNALLSADDVSKAYGGVEALDGVSLSIHEGEVFALIGPNGAGKTTLVRTLTGTVEPSAGSISVFGEAPEAVDSDRLGVLPQSFSPPGRLTARELLEYYAGLYDAPLDPEEVLATVGLGDAGDTWYENLSGGQQRRVCLGSALVNDPDLLFLDEPTTGIDPAGRRTVAERVETLAAGGTTVLLTTHDMAEAETLADRVGLLADGELVATGTPEELLDEYGGESRLEIDLDAEAETVVSMLEESGFDAKPTRRGVDVHGIAPTEIGRVVDVLETEGLAYTALTWREPTLEDVYMTLAGDEESGLQGDDVRSRKAPAAGGDA; this comes from the coding sequence ATGAACGCATTGCTGTCGGCCGACGATGTCTCGAAAGCCTACGGGGGAGTCGAGGCACTCGACGGCGTCTCGCTGTCGATCCATGAGGGCGAGGTGTTCGCGCTGATCGGCCCGAACGGCGCGGGCAAGACCACGCTCGTCCGGACGCTCACGGGGACGGTCGAGCCATCCGCAGGGAGCATCTCCGTGTTTGGTGAGGCTCCGGAGGCCGTCGATTCGGATCGCCTCGGCGTCCTCCCCCAGAGCTTCTCGCCGCCGGGCCGACTCACCGCCCGCGAGCTGCTCGAGTACTACGCTGGGCTGTACGATGCCCCACTCGATCCCGAGGAGGTGCTGGCGACGGTCGGCCTGGGCGATGCGGGCGACACCTGGTACGAGAACCTTTCAGGGGGGCAACAACGCCGCGTCTGTCTGGGGAGCGCACTGGTCAACGACCCCGACCTCCTGTTTCTGGACGAGCCGACGACCGGGATCGATCCGGCGGGCCGTCGTACCGTCGCCGAGCGCGTCGAGACGCTCGCGGCGGGCGGGACAACAGTGCTGTTGACGACCCACGACATGGCAGAAGCCGAGACGCTTGCCGACAGAGTGGGCCTGCTCGCCGATGGTGAACTCGTAGCGACAGGGACTCCCGAGGAACTGCTCGACGAATACGGCGGCGAAAGCCGACTGGAGATCGATCTCGACGCCGAAGCGGAGACTGTTGTGTCGATGCTCGAAGAGAGCGGCTTCGACGCCAAGCCGACACGCCGTGGCGTCGATGTCCACGGCATCGCACCGACCGAGATCGGACGCGTCGTGGACGTGCTGGAAACGGAGGGGCTTGCCTACACCGCTCTGACGTGGCGCGAGCCGACCCTCGAAGACGTGTACATGACCCTCGCCGGGGACGAAGAAAGTGGACTGCAAGGAGATGACGTCAGGTCACGTAAAGCACCAGCCGCGGGTGGTGACGCATGA
- the treF gene encoding alpha,alpha-trehalase — translation MTTSPPLRGPLFEAVQRSDIFEDSKTFVDSVPRMDPDRIHERFQERRHDPAFDLRSFVYEHFEVPNASEDTEYDSEQTAESMAAHIRALWPRLVDHPDDEQAIEYGSLIGTPEPYITPGGRFRELYYWDSYFTAEGLAASDRFEDVENIVENFAWAVEEFGYVPNATREYQTTRTQPPLFAETVKILERERGTEAVVPYLDALDAEYEYWMSGREELAGAGTATRRVVDLGDAVLNRYWDESSGPRRESYDEDVELAERVPDRDRETLYRDIRAAAESGWDFSSRWCRDESMETIRTTELVPVDLNALLYGVERDLAGWHAHLGNDAASEAYVTAAQRRAEAIDQYCWDDEAGFYFDYSFVEGDRTTKWTLAATVPLYTGLASDEQAAAVADHLRDQFLSRGGLVTTLTESGEQWDAPNGWAPLHWFAVLGLERSGHDELAREIATRWVDHARTVYERTGRMVEKYDVTADGRLGGGGEYELQDGFGWTNGVTIAFQERYGLFEQH, via the coding sequence ATGACTACCTCTCCGCCTCTTCGTGGCCCGTTGTTCGAGGCAGTCCAGCGGAGCGATATCTTCGAGGACTCGAAGACGTTTGTCGATAGCGTCCCACGTATGGATCCAGACCGGATTCACGAGCGGTTTCAGGAACGGCGTCACGACCCGGCGTTCGATCTCCGATCGTTCGTCTACGAACACTTTGAGGTTCCCAACGCGAGCGAGGACACCGAGTACGACTCGGAACAGACGGCGGAATCGATGGCAGCTCACATCCGGGCGCTCTGGCCCAGACTCGTCGATCATCCCGACGACGAGCAGGCGATCGAATACGGCTCACTGATCGGAACGCCCGAGCCGTATATTACGCCCGGTGGGCGATTTCGGGAGCTTTACTACTGGGACAGCTACTTCACCGCGGAGGGGCTCGCAGCCAGCGATCGCTTCGAGGATGTCGAAAACATCGTGGAGAACTTCGCGTGGGCCGTCGAGGAGTTCGGCTACGTTCCAAACGCCACTCGCGAGTATCAGACCACCCGGACGCAACCGCCGTTGTTTGCCGAGACCGTGAAAATCCTCGAACGGGAGCGTGGCACCGAGGCGGTAGTGCCGTACCTCGACGCGCTCGACGCAGAATACGAGTACTGGATGAGCGGCCGGGAGGAACTCGCCGGCGCAGGAACGGCGACACGGCGGGTCGTCGACCTCGGCGACGCCGTCCTCAACCGCTACTGGGACGAGTCGTCCGGCCCGCGCCGGGAATCCTACGACGAGGACGTCGAACTCGCCGAACGGGTCCCTGACCGCGATCGGGAGACACTCTACCGGGACATCCGTGCGGCCGCGGAATCCGGCTGGGACTTCAGCAGTCGCTGGTGCCGGGACGAGTCGATGGAGACGATTCGCACGACAGAACTGGTGCCGGTGGATCTGAACGCCCTGCTGTACGGCGTCGAGCGGGATCTGGCCGGCTGGCACGCCCACCTCGGAAACGACGCCGCGAGCGAGGCGTACGTCACCGCAGCGCAGCGCCGGGCGGAAGCGATCGATCAGTACTGCTGGGACGACGAGGCCGGGTTTTACTTCGATTACAGCTTTGTCGAGGGCGACCGGACCACCAAGTGGACGCTCGCCGCAACCGTCCCGCTGTACACCGGTCTCGCAAGCGACGAGCAGGCGGCCGCCGTCGCCGACCACCTCCGGGACCAGTTCCTCAGTCGTGGCGGCCTCGTTACGACGCTCACCGAAAGTGGCGAGCAGTGGGATGCACCCAATGGGTGGGCACCGCTGCACTGGTTCGCGGTGCTCGGGCTGGAACGGTCCGGCCACGACGAGCTGGCGCGTGAGATCGCCACCCGCTGGGTCGATCATGCCCGCACTGTCTACGAGCGCACGGGACGCATGGTCGAAAAGTACGACGTGACAGCTGACGGTCGGCTCGGTGGCGGTGGCGAGTACGAGTTACAGGACGGCTTCGGCTGGACGAACGGCGTGACGATCGCGTTTCAGGAGCGCTACGGACTGTTCGAGCAGCACTGA
- the purD gene encoding phosphoribosylamine--glycine ligase: MSETVLLVGGGGREHAIARALEDSDATVYACAGNRNPGIDAIAADFETLETTDPEAVVEYAESVDATLAVVGPEAPLAAGVADALDEAGVYAFGPQASEARIETDKSFQREFMAEHDVPGCPDFAVFEDGEAACEYIDEYDGDLVIKPAGLTGGKGVKVIGDQVTPEEGKQYIRDSEYDRIVLEERLVGEEFTIQGFVANGSLRITPAVQDHKRAYEGDEGPNTGGMGSYSDASFQLPFMTKADSAEALDIMRSVVDALTGYKGVLYGQFMLTAEGVKVVEFNARFGDPEAMNTLPVLETDFLDVLTAARNGKSLPELAFDAQATVCKYAVPDGYPTDPDAGALVTIDEDSAGDALLYYASVDAREDGIYTTTSRSYAVVGVADTISEAEEIVEDALERAGTDGLRVRHDIGKAELVQQRIDHMDELRGEQE, translated from the coding sequence ATGTCAGAAACCGTGTTGCTCGTCGGCGGCGGCGGGCGCGAACACGCCATCGCCCGAGCGCTCGAAGACAGTGATGCAACCGTGTACGCCTGTGCGGGGAACCGAAACCCCGGTATCGATGCGATTGCCGCAGACTTCGAGACACTGGAGACGACCGATCCCGAAGCAGTCGTCGAGTATGCCGAATCCGTCGACGCGACGCTCGCCGTCGTCGGTCCGGAGGCACCACTGGCCGCGGGTGTCGCTGACGCGCTCGACGAGGCTGGTGTCTACGCCTTTGGCCCGCAAGCCTCGGAGGCCCGCATCGAGACTGACAAGTCGTTCCAGCGGGAGTTCATGGCCGAGCACGATGTCCCTGGCTGTCCCGATTTCGCGGTGTTCGAAGACGGCGAGGCCGCCTGCGAGTACATCGACGAGTACGACGGCGACCTCGTCATCAAGCCCGCCGGGCTGACGGGCGGCAAGGGCGTCAAAGTGATCGGTGATCAGGTGACCCCCGAGGAAGGCAAGCAGTATATTCGGGACTCCGAGTACGACCGGATCGTTCTCGAAGAACGTCTCGTCGGCGAGGAGTTTACGATTCAGGGCTTCGTCGCCAACGGCTCGCTCCGGATCACGCCCGCGGTCCAGGACCACAAGCGCGCCTACGAGGGCGACGAGGGGCCAAACACCGGCGGGATGGGCAGTTACAGCGACGCCAGTTTCCAGCTTCCGTTCATGACGAAAGCCGACTCCGCCGAGGCGCTCGACATCATGCGCTCGGTCGTCGACGCACTCACTGGCTACAAGGGCGTCCTCTACGGGCAGTTCATGCTCACTGCCGAGGGCGTCAAGGTCGTCGAGTTCAACGCGCGATTCGGCGATCCCGAGGCGATGAACACCCTGCCGGTGCTCGAAACCGACTTCCTCGACGTGCTGACGGCGGCTCGCAATGGCAAATCCCTGCCAGAACTCGCGTTCGACGCGCAGGCCACTGTCTGCAAGTACGCGGTCCCTGACGGCTACCCCACCGATCCCGACGCGGGCGCGCTGGTGACGATCGACGAGGACTCCGCTGGCGACGCCTTGCTGTACTACGCCAGCGTCGACGCCCGCGAGGACGGCATCTACACGACGACGTCGCGGTCCTACGCCGTCGTCGGCGTCGCCGACACGATCAGCGAGGCCGAGGAAATCGTAGAGGACGCCCTCGAACGCGCTGGAACCGACGGCCTACGCGTGCGCCACGACATCGGGAAGGCCGAGCTCGTCCAGCAGCGGATCGACCACATGGACGAGCTGCGCGGCGAGCAGGAGTAG
- a CDS encoding type II toxin-antitoxin system HicB family antitoxin — MASATRDESPEEGVEFIHEDDGKITARDLETGVASFGETKTEALRMLAEALELHEGGGEPVTERDLEEWGIDGVEPGDSELPDCMQ, encoded by the coding sequence ATGGCCAGTGCAACGCGTGACGAGTCTCCCGAAGAAGGCGTGGAGTTTATCCACGAGGATGATGGGAAGATCACAGCGCGTGACCTCGAAACTGGCGTTGCTTCTTTCGGAGAGACGAAAACGGAAGCGCTCCGAATGCTCGCGGAGGCGCTTGAGTTGCACGAGGGGGGTGGGGAGCCAGTCACTGAGCGAGATCTCGAAGAATGGGGGATTGATGGCGTTGAGCCTGGGGATAGTGAGCTCCCCGATTGTATGCAGTAG
- a CDS encoding type II toxin-antitoxin system HicA family toxin encodes MVRTKFSGREIASVLIDHGFVRTGRVGSHLKLRYESPDTDEVRIVAVPMTSADDIPIGTLQSIAEQCGADDFHA; translated from the coding sequence ATGGTCCGGACGAAATTCTCCGGACGTGAAATCGCGTCCGTGTTGATCGACCACGGGTTCGTCCGGACAGGCCGCGTTGGCAGCCATCTGAAACTCCGCTACGAGTCGCCTGACACGGACGAAGTCCGTATCGTGGCCGTTCCGATGACATCGGCAGACGATATTCCAATCGGGACACTTCAGTCAATCGCCGAGCAGTGTGGTGCAGACGATTTTCACGCCTAG
- a CDS encoding transcriptional regulator has protein sequence MSRSALVGNVTAMLEDAGFAVSDRCATRPRSFDVAARRGDELVLLKVLGNVDAFDAETGEEMRRIGAYLDATPLVIGLRTRDEELKPEVVYFRHGVPVLSPDTAMDLFVEGVPPLIYAAPGGLYVSIDGDILADKREERGWSLGQLASELGVSRRTVSKYEDGMNASIEVAMQLEELFGAGLTSNVDVLEGAEDVRETDPTPDAPDADPDDQRIVTVMTRAGYEVHPTLRAPFKAVSEEEDDADPAEGTVLTGHSEYTRTAEKRARIMGSVGRVVGTRSVYFVDSAKQTSIEGTALIEREEAEAIDDPDEFRDLIRERAEYEEEPA, from the coding sequence ATGTCACGGTCTGCGCTCGTCGGCAACGTCACCGCCATGCTCGAAGACGCAGGCTTCGCTGTGAGTGACCGCTGTGCGACGCGTCCGCGGAGTTTCGACGTCGCGGCCCGCCGCGGCGACGAACTCGTGTTGTTGAAAGTGCTCGGTAACGTCGACGCCTTCGACGCGGAAACGGGCGAGGAGATGCGCCGCATCGGCGCGTATCTGGATGCCACGCCACTGGTGATCGGCCTCCGAACCAGGGACGAAGAGCTAAAACCCGAGGTCGTCTACTTCCGCCACGGGGTCCCAGTACTGAGCCCCGACACCGCGATGGATCTGTTCGTCGAGGGCGTCCCGCCGCTGATATACGCCGCACCGGGCGGGCTGTACGTCAGTATCGATGGCGATATCCTCGCGGACAAACGCGAGGAGCGCGGCTGGAGTCTCGGCCAGCTCGCGAGCGAACTCGGCGTCTCCAGACGTACAGTCTCGAAGTACGAGGACGGAATGAACGCAAGCATCGAGGTTGCGATGCAGCTCGAAGAGCTCTTTGGCGCTGGACTGACCAGTAATGTCGACGTGCTTGAGGGAGCCGAGGACGTCCGGGAGACCGACCCGACTCCCGACGCACCCGATGCCGACCCCGACGACCAGCGGATCGTTACGGTGATGACCCGCGCTGGCTACGAGGTCCATCCCACCCTGCGCGCGCCGTTCAAAGCCGTCAGTGAGGAAGAAGACGACGCCGATCCCGCCGAGGGGACGGTGCTGACGGGCCACTCGGAGTACACCCGGACTGCAGAAAAGCGCGCGCGGATCATGGGCTCGGTCGGGCGCGTCGTCGGCACGCGATCGGTCTACTTCGTCGATAGCGCCAAACAGACCTCGATCGAGGGGACCGCGCTAATCGAGCGCGAGGAAGCCGAAGCCATCGACGACCCCGACGAGTTCCGCGATCTCATCCGCGAGCGCGCGGAGTACGAGGAAGAGCCAGCCTGA
- a CDS encoding NCS2 family permease, giving the protein MAVDQVADFFGFEEHDTDIRTEILAGVTTFLAMSYIIVVNPFILSEAIVIDGYSQGEVIQMIAIATILSSALATIVMALYANRPFGLAPGMGLNAFFAFTVVIALGIPWQTALAAVFVEGILFIILTAIGAREYIINLFPEPVKYAVGAGIGVFLLFIGLQEMQVIVGYEGTLVELGNIASNPVATLGVLGVALTLILWARNVTGAIVIGILTTTIVGWLVAASGLTDPDTVVDGELYSTFAEEGIVTGLWNIVTGVQYDFTPIAGAFIEGLGDIEPVTFLFVMLTFFFVDFFDTAGTLIGVAQFGDFLDDKGELPEMEKPLMADAVGTTFGAMVGTSTVTTYIESSTGIEEGGQTGFTALVVAACFLLALPFVALVSIIPEYASFLALVVVGIIMFQGVTDIDWSHPAWAISGALTITIMPLAYSIADGLAAGIIAYPIIKASMGEGSDVRLGQWVLAVVLVAYYVLQTGGFIL; this is encoded by the coding sequence ATGGCAGTGGACCAAGTAGCGGACTTTTTCGGCTTCGAGGAGCACGATACTGACATACGAACCGAGATTTTGGCCGGTGTGACGACGTTTCTGGCGATGTCGTATATCATCGTCGTCAATCCGTTCATTCTCTCCGAAGCGATCGTCATCGACGGCTACAGTCAGGGCGAAGTGATTCAGATGATCGCCATCGCGACGATTCTCTCATCGGCGTTGGCGACGATCGTCATGGCGCTGTACGCAAACCGGCCGTTCGGACTCGCCCCGGGCATGGGGCTAAATGCTTTCTTCGCGTTCACCGTCGTCATCGCGCTCGGGATACCGTGGCAGACTGCCCTCGCTGCGGTGTTCGTCGAGGGGATTCTGTTTATTATCCTCACTGCCATCGGGGCTCGTGAATATATTATCAACCTGTTTCCAGAACCGGTCAAGTATGCGGTTGGTGCCGGTATCGGTGTCTTTCTGCTGTTTATCGGTCTCCAGGAGATGCAGGTGATCGTCGGCTACGAGGGCACCCTCGTTGAGCTCGGCAATATCGCATCGAACCCAGTTGCGACCCTCGGCGTTCTGGGCGTTGCATTAACGCTGATTCTCTGGGCCCGCAATGTCACGGGCGCAATCGTGATCGGTATTCTCACGACGACGATCGTCGGCTGGCTGGTTGCCGCATCCGGTCTGACCGATCCGGATACCGTCGTCGACGGTGAACTTTACTCCACGTTCGCCGAAGAGGGTATCGTCACCGGCCTGTGGAACATCGTGACTGGCGTCCAGTACGACTTTACGCCGATTGCCGGTGCGTTCATCGAAGGACTCGGCGATATCGAGCCAGTTACGTTCCTCTTCGTCATGCTGACGTTCTTCTTCGTGGACTTCTTCGACACCGCGGGGACGCTCATCGGCGTCGCGCAGTTCGGTGATTTCCTCGATGACAAAGGCGAGTTGCCGGAGATGGAAAAACCACTCATGGCCGACGCGGTTGGTACGACCTTCGGTGCGATGGTCGGCACCTCGACCGTGACGACGTATATCGAGTCGTCGACCGGTATCGAGGAAGGTGGTCAGACCGGCTTCACCGCGCTCGTCGTTGCAGCCTGCTTCCTGCTTGCGCTCCCGTTCGTTGCGCTCGTGTCGATTATTCCCGAATACGCCTCGTTCCTCGCACTTGTTGTCGTTGGTATCATCATGTTCCAAGGTGTCACCGACATCGACTGGAGTCACCCCGCATGGGCGATTTCTGGCGCGCTTACAATCACGATCATGCCGCTGGCGTACTCGATCGCCGATGGTCTCGCGGCAGGCATCATTGCGTATCCAATCATCAAGGCATCGATGGGTGAAGGTAGCGACGTCCGGCTCGGCCAGTGGGTGCTCGCTGTGGTGTTGGTCGCCTATTATGTGCTCCAGACTGGCGGCTTCATCCTCTGA
- a CDS encoding ABC transporter permease — protein sequence MSTLTRIRSEFHASWHSFLRRRTAVFFTFFFPVLLIVIFGALVRTDPGGGGLFTEPAEYYVPGYVAVVVLFTPLSRVGSTVARHRDGNRFEKLATTPLSKTEWLAAHTLVNVVIIGIASLLVLVLVAVLTGAALPLSPLLVPFIIAGVVLFCGVGAMLGSYTESQDGAIAASNSIGLPLLFLSDTFVPPDLLPEWFAPLMELSPLTYFARGVRALSTGGDPLADLVVLSVLAVVFFALGAYSLPQAD from the coding sequence ATGAGCACACTTACCCGCATCCGATCGGAGTTTCACGCCTCCTGGCATTCCTTTCTACGCCGCCGAACCGCGGTCTTTTTCACCTTCTTTTTTCCCGTCCTGCTGATCGTCATCTTCGGGGCGCTCGTTCGGACGGATCCGGGCGGTGGCGGCCTCTTCACCGAGCCCGCGGAGTACTACGTGCCCGGCTACGTCGCCGTCGTCGTCCTCTTTACTCCCCTCTCGCGGGTCGGTTCCACGGTTGCCCGGCATCGCGACGGGAACCGCTTCGAGAAGCTGGCGACGACGCCGCTCTCGAAAACGGAGTGGCTCGCCGCCCACACGCTGGTCAATGTCGTCATCATCGGCATCGCCAGCCTGCTCGTGCTCGTGCTCGTCGCCGTCCTCACTGGCGCGGCGCTTCCCCTCTCACCCCTGCTGGTTCCGTTCATCATCGCCGGTGTCGTGCTGTTCTGTGGCGTCGGCGCGATGCTCGGGAGCTATACGGAATCTCAGGATGGGGCGATCGCGGCCTCGAACTCGATCGGCCTTCCCCTCCTGTTCCTTTCGGATACGTTCGTCCCGCCCGACCTCCTGCCGGAGTGGTTCGCACCGCTGATGGAGCTGTCCCCACTCACGTATTTCGCCCGTGGCGTCCGGGCGCTCTCGACGGGTGGAGACCCGCTCGCCGACCTCGTTGTCCTCTCGGTGCTAGCAGTCGTCTTCTTCGCGCTCGGGGCGTACTCGCTGCCGCAGGCGGATTGA
- a CDS encoding glutaredoxin family protein, which produces MSDLILYELPGCPFCAKVTSKLDELGLEYESREVPRSHSERTEVKEVSGQTGVPVLIDETNDVHGMPESDDIVAYLDEQYA; this is translated from the coding sequence ATGTCCGATCTGATACTGTACGAACTGCCGGGCTGTCCGTTCTGTGCGAAAGTCACCTCGAAACTCGACGAACTGGGGCTGGAGTACGAGAGCCGCGAAGTGCCACGCAGCCACTCCGAGCGCACTGAGGTAAAAGAAGTCAGCGGCCAGACCGGCGTCCCGGTGCTGATCGACGAAACAAACGATGTCCACGGGATGCCCGAAAGCGACGATATTGTCGCGTATCTCGACGAACAGTACGCATGA